From a single Flavobacteriales bacterium genomic region:
- a CDS encoding PKD domain-containing protein has product MGLLKYQLVRMDGAAIEAFVKRSGASSDVVLELPAGDVVLHLQAYDVRSENYKFRVGQADGSIVEYPRSANITYRGYTGNDVSDEVRVSIYNHKMLGFYQRNGITYYIEPVASYDPDVEKDVFVIYKASDMDKDRHMSCAAETRNMPLGLKAAHPESVLKQEASPLACKMVEYAQAANSSLVSIYGSASAVESEMLAVFNAVATKYSESSIDIQYKLVETYVSTSTNTNIGEGYTDWYSLNDQFVAWGNSGGFSNTFDVANLWTDQNSAAYVGASYVGSICTSNRYSTCKWNSTWYQHNFAERWSLLAHEQGHAWGAYHTNTKGDIMYSTLYDVNVNWDAVTISSITTYKASASCLSSCGNTTPAPVADFSSSLSAPCSGKVNFTDLSTNAPTSWLWNFGDGGTSSAQNPSHTYTTAGKYTVSLKATNAGGSDTEQKINHVTIAFATPPTTSDGYSCGPGIVTMSATSTNGGGLEWYDQPTGGSLVNTGSTYSPNLSVSDTFYVQEVAGATSDHMGPADETSLGASASNNSNYGMFFDALTDFTLNSVLVHADGAANRTIEILSGGATGTVAYTKTVNIPDGTSRVNLGFNIVAGNNYFIHCNNTTYAANMYRNNAVPGGTYPITLPGVASITGSNVAGSELLYYYFFYDWDVSWAGGCSSTRSMVVANVGCVGSEEFSDARVSVYPNPVKQGLYVRIENGTVQEGQVQIVDVLGRVIREQSFSSARERLSFDISTEPDGVYFVKVLNGDKYSMTRVVKVQ; this is encoded by the coding sequence ATGGGTCTCTTAAAATATCAACTGGTGCGGATGGACGGCGCAGCCATCGAGGCGTTCGTGAAAAGGAGCGGGGCCTCTTCGGATGTAGTGCTGGAACTGCCCGCAGGTGATGTGGTGCTGCACCTTCAGGCATATGATGTACGTTCAGAGAATTACAAATTCCGGGTAGGGCAGGCCGACGGAAGCATTGTGGAATACCCCCGGTCGGCGAACATTACTTATCGTGGCTATACCGGAAACGATGTGTCGGATGAGGTACGCGTCAGCATCTATAATCACAAGATGCTGGGGTTTTATCAGCGCAACGGTATCACGTATTATATCGAACCCGTGGCCAGCTATGATCCGGATGTGGAGAAGGATGTGTTCGTCATATATAAGGCATCGGATATGGACAAAGACCGACACATGTCATGCGCTGCGGAAACCCGGAACATGCCGTTGGGCCTGAAAGCGGCACATCCCGAATCCGTTTTGAAACAGGAAGCTTCTCCGTTGGCATGCAAAATGGTTGAATACGCCCAGGCCGCCAACTCCTCCCTGGTTTCCATATACGGAAGTGCATCCGCTGTGGAAAGTGAAATGCTTGCCGTCTTTAATGCGGTGGCAACCAAGTACAGCGAATCCTCGATCGACATACAATACAAATTGGTGGAGACCTATGTGTCTACCTCAACCAATACCAACATCGGGGAAGGCTATACGGATTGGTACAGCCTGAATGACCAGTTTGTTGCCTGGGGAAATTCAGGTGGTTTTTCCAACACGTTTGATGTGGCCAATTTATGGACCGATCAAAATTCAGCGGCGTATGTGGGTGCATCCTATGTGGGATCCATCTGTACGTCCAACCGGTACTCCACGTGTAAATGGAACAGCACCTGGTACCAGCACAACTTTGCCGAACGATGGTCGCTGCTGGCGCACGAGCAGGGGCATGCATGGGGTGCGTATCACACCAACACCAAGGGCGACATCATGTACTCCACACTGTATGACGTCAACGTCAACTGGGATGCCGTGACCATCTCATCCATTACCACATATAAGGCTTCGGCGTCCTGTCTCAGTTCGTGTGGAAACACCACGCCTGCGCCGGTAGCGGATTTCAGTAGCTCGTTGTCAGCTCCATGCAGTGGTAAAGTGAATTTTACAGACCTGTCGACCAATGCGCCCACTTCCTGGTTGTGGAACTTCGGTGATGGCGGTACCTCATCCGCCCAGAACCCTTCACACACCTACACGACGGCGGGCAAATACACGGTTTCTCTGAAGGCAACCAATGCCGGCGGATCCGATACCGAACAAAAGATCAATCATGTTACCATTGCGTTTGCGACTCCACCTACTACATCCGATGGGTACAGCTGTGGTCCCGGCATAGTAACCATGTCGGCAACAAGTACCAATGGGGGTGGATTGGAATGGTATGATCAGCCAACAGGTGGTTCGCTGGTTAATACGGGATCAACTTACAGTCCTAATTTAAGTGTCAGCGATACATTCTATGTGCAGGAAGTAGCCGGTGCAACAAGCGATCACATGGGGCCGGCGGATGAAACTTCCCTGGGAGCATCCGCCAGCAACAACTCCAACTACGGTATGTTTTTCGATGCGTTGACCGACTTCACCCTGAACAGTGTGCTTGTTCATGCGGATGGAGCGGCGAACCGCACCATTGAGATTCTGAGCGGCGGGGCTACGGGAACCGTGGCATATACCAAGACTGTGAACATCCCCGACGGAACGAGCCGCGTCAACCTTGGCTTCAACATCGTTGCGGGCAACAATTACTTCATTCATTGTAACAACACCACCTATGCGGCCAACATGTACCGGAACAATGCGGTTCCGGGAGGCACCTATCCGATTACATTGCCCGGCGTTGCATCCATTACGGGTTCCAATGTGGCCGGGTCGGAATTGTTGTATTACTATTTCTTTTATGACTGGGATGTGAGCTGGGCCGGTGGCTGCAGCAGCACCCGCTCCATGGTGGTAGCGAATGTGGGTTGTGTGGGTTCCGAGGAATTCTCCGATGCCCGCGTAAGCGTATACCCCAACCCGGTGAAACAGGGCCTGTATGTGCGGATCGAGAATGGTACGGTTCAGGAAGGACAGGTGCAGATCGTTGATGTACTCGGACGGGTGATCCGGGAGCAGTCTTTTTCATCTGCCCGGGAACGGTTGTCTTTCGATATATCCACCGAACCCGATGGTGTATACTTTGTTAAAGTCTTGAATGGAGACAAGTACTCCATGACGCGGGTGGTAAAGGTTCAGTGA
- a CDS encoding efflux RND transporter periplasmic adaptor subunit, translating to MKTIINHHKGSSYNLLFMIMIMSLVIFSGCSNSQEETVQHTETEHHEEETVVELSEAQYKVAGIKVGNIEQKNLSNVLRVNGVMDAPPQNLVSISAPLGGFVVSTELLQGMKIKKGQVLVTMEHPDYVQLQQDYLDKKSKLEYLEQEFKRQEELYKGNVNSGKIFQQAKSDYISMKIQVKGLQEKLAILGIDASKLSEDNLSRKVKIYSPINGYVSAVNVNIGKYANPTDVMFEIVNTEHLHAELTVYEKDVVKLKIGQKVRFTLPNDNGKERIASIYLIGRKIDADRSVRVHAHLESEDTDLLPGMYINANIEINENKVNAVPEEAIVMSEGKHFVYVLKGEQTENNEMVYHFEMMEVQKGVSENGYSEISFADSLNPGTVQFVTKGAFSLLAKMKNTEEDEGGHGH from the coding sequence ATGAAAACAATCATCAATCACCATAAGGGCAGTTCATATAATTTATTGTTCATGATAATGATAATGAGCCTTGTTATTTTCTCCGGATGCAGTAATTCACAGGAAGAAACAGTTCAGCATACAGAAACAGAACACCATGAAGAAGAAACAGTTGTAGAGCTTTCGGAAGCTCAGTACAAAGTGGCAGGAATTAAAGTGGGTAATATAGAACAAAAAAACCTGAGCAACGTGCTAAGGGTAAATGGCGTAATGGATGCTCCCCCACAAAATCTGGTCAGTATTTCTGCTCCTTTGGGTGGGTTTGTTGTTAGCACAGAACTCCTGCAAGGTATGAAAATAAAGAAGGGACAAGTACTGGTAACAATGGAACATCCTGATTACGTTCAGTTGCAACAAGATTATCTGGACAAGAAAAGTAAGTTGGAATACCTTGAACAGGAATTTAAAAGGCAGGAAGAATTATACAAGGGAAATGTAAATTCCGGGAAGATCTTTCAGCAGGCCAAGTCAGATTATATCAGCATGAAGATACAGGTAAAAGGATTGCAAGAGAAACTGGCCATTCTCGGTATTGATGCTTCTAAATTATCAGAAGACAACCTCTCCAGAAAAGTGAAAATTTATTCTCCAATCAACGGTTATGTGTCTGCGGTAAATGTGAACATTGGCAAGTACGCTAATCCAACCGATGTCATGTTTGAGATTGTGAATACCGAACATTTACATGCAGAGTTAACTGTTTATGAAAAGGATGTGGTTAAACTAAAAATAGGACAAAAAGTACGGTTTACTTTACCCAATGACAATGGAAAAGAACGCATTGCTTCCATATATCTCATAGGGCGTAAAATTGATGCTGACCGCTCCGTTCGTGTCCATGCCCATTTGGAAAGTGAGGACACCGACCTGTTGCCGGGCATGTACATTAATGCTAACATCGAGATAAATGAGAATAAGGTAAATGCCGTTCCCGAAGAAGCCATTGTCATGTCTGAAGGAAAGCATTTTGTTTATGTGCTTAAAGGTGAACAAACCGAAAACAATGAAATGGTGTATCATTTTGAAATGATGGAAGTGCAAAAAGGCGTATCAGAAAATGGTTATTCCGAAATATCATTTGCGGACAGTTTAAATCCAGGTACTGTTCAATTTGTTACTAAAGGAGCTTTTTCATTGCTGGCTAAAATGAAAAACACGGAGGAAGATGAAGGAGGGCATGGACATTAA
- a CDS encoding CusA/CzcA family heavy metal efflux RND transporter encodes MIDKLIGFSIRNKLIIGLMVIGLIAWGSYAVKQLPIDAVPDITNNQVQVITVAPSIAAQEVERLITFPVEITMATIPGIEEIRSFSRFGLSAVTIVFEDDVDVYWARQQVNERLTEAKNQIPKGIGTPEMAPVTTGLGEIYQYVVHTKEGYEDKYSAMELRTIQDWIIKRQLLGTPGVADVSSFGGYLKQYEIAINPERLRSTNISIADIFTALEKNNQNTGGAYIDKKPHAYFIRSEGMVGSISDIEKIVVKTNPSGIPVLVRDIATVQYGSAVRYGASTRNGKGEVVSAIVMMLKGENSAQVIADIKERIAQIEKTLPEGVVIEPFLDRTKLVDNAIGTVSKNLIEGALIVIFILILFLGNVRAGLVVASVIPLAMLFAFGMMNLFGVSGNLMSLGAIDFGLIVDGAVIIVESIVHRITSNKTQLAGINILSRKQMDEQVYEASSKIRSSAAFGEIIILIVYLPILALVGVEGKMFKPMAQTVSFAILGAFILSLTYVPMMSALVLNRKTEHKRNISDKMMDFFQRLYSPLIHLALRRKLTVISIAITLFAVSLFTFSKMGGEFIPSLDEGDFAVETRVMTGSSLSETIEAATKAEKILLDNFPEVKQVVGKIGSGEIPTDPMPVEACDLMIILKDKDEWTSAETREELADKMGEALSVIPGVTFGFQQPIQMRFNELMTGARQDVVIKIYGEDLDVLSEYAGKIGKLVNTVKGAEDLYVEQVTGLPQIQIQFNRDEIAKYGLNIQDVNTVIESAFAGKSAGMVYEGERRFDLVVRLDKAHRSNLEDVSNLFITTPDGHQIPLNQVAEVSFKVGPNQIQRDDTKRRITIGFNVRNRDVESIVEEIKTKVNDNIDFPAGYYPTYGGQFQNLVEARQRLSIAVPVALLLIFILLFFTFKSVKQSILIFTAIPLSAIGGVFALYFRDMPFSISAGVGFIALFGVSVLNGIVLIAEFNRLKEKGITDLKERVLKGTEVRLRPVLMTALVASFGFLPMALSNSSGAEVQRPLATVVIGGLFTATFLTLIVLPVLYIYFEKGMKKVKINTMLLLLGIFLFPVISQAQGDSAQTLSLDAAVNMALQNNPTIKAAKQEVEWNEQMKKTSLDIGKTQFNWQHGQYNSIINNDNYFDVSQTFAFPTVYAKNTNVANANIKSSELQQAVTENELATKVKSVYYQLAYAKTNQKLLLRLDSIYVDFAKAANLRYKTGESSLLEKTTAETQLMEIRNRLKMAESDVQIYFTQLKTLLNTDNPVEIEYEGKMAKRGLMIQSDSSSYNNNPGLAYLQQQIKIQEEQQSLQKAKMMPDITLGYFNQSLIGTQTINGTEQYFGSSNRFTGFQVGIAIPIWVKPQIAKVQAAKIKAGIAESNYESYQKKLEGMYLQAVQEYIKYKNSLEYYETSALGQSELMLQNAKKGFKSGSIGYFEYVQVVNQSMAIQTAWLESLNRYNQSVIQLEYLAGIK; translated from the coding sequence ATGATTGATAAACTAATCGGATTTTCTATCCGTAATAAACTAATAATTGGCCTTATGGTAATTGGGCTGATTGCCTGGGGAAGTTATGCTGTTAAGCAGCTCCCCATAGATGCTGTACCGGATATTACCAATAACCAGGTACAGGTAATTACCGTAGCACCCTCCATCGCAGCACAGGAAGTAGAACGCCTCATTACCTTCCCGGTAGAAATTACAATGGCCACCATTCCAGGTATTGAAGAAATACGTTCTTTTTCAAGGTTCGGTTTGTCTGCTGTTACCATTGTTTTTGAAGACGATGTGGATGTGTATTGGGCAAGGCAACAGGTAAACGAACGCCTCACAGAAGCCAAAAATCAAATACCCAAAGGCATTGGAACTCCTGAAATGGCTCCGGTAACTACTGGCTTGGGAGAAATTTACCAGTATGTAGTTCATACCAAAGAGGGATATGAGGATAAATATTCTGCAATGGAACTTCGTACCATTCAGGATTGGATTATCAAGAGACAATTACTCGGCACACCTGGAGTAGCAGATGTGAGTAGTTTCGGAGGTTATCTCAAACAATATGAAATAGCCATTAATCCCGAAAGACTACGAAGCACTAATATCAGCATTGCTGATATTTTTACTGCACTGGAAAAAAACAACCAAAATACAGGAGGTGCATACATTGACAAAAAGCCCCATGCCTATTTTATCCGGAGTGAGGGAATGGTGGGAAGTATCTCCGATATTGAAAAAATAGTAGTGAAAACCAATCCTTCCGGTATCCCTGTCTTAGTGAGAGACATTGCTACCGTTCAATATGGAAGTGCGGTAAGATACGGTGCTTCTACCCGAAACGGAAAGGGAGAAGTCGTTAGTGCCATTGTAATGATGCTTAAAGGAGAAAACTCTGCGCAAGTCATTGCCGACATTAAAGAACGCATTGCTCAAATTGAAAAAACCTTACCCGAAGGTGTGGTGATTGAACCCTTTCTCGACAGAACCAAATTGGTGGACAATGCCATTGGAACCGTTTCCAAAAATCTTATTGAAGGGGCATTAATTGTCATCTTCATCCTAATTCTGTTCTTAGGAAACGTTCGAGCAGGATTGGTAGTAGCATCTGTGATTCCTCTGGCCATGCTTTTTGCCTTTGGTATGATGAACCTCTTTGGTGTATCCGGCAATTTAATGAGTTTAGGAGCTATTGACTTTGGGTTAATTGTGGATGGAGCCGTGATTATTGTCGAAAGTATTGTTCATCGCATAACCTCTAATAAAACACAATTAGCAGGTATCAATATACTCAGTCGGAAGCAAATGGATGAACAGGTCTATGAGGCATCTTCTAAAATAAGAAGTTCCGCTGCTTTTGGAGAGATTATCATTCTTATTGTGTATTTACCCATACTGGCGTTGGTTGGAGTGGAAGGCAAGATGTTTAAACCAATGGCTCAGACCGTATCTTTTGCCATCTTGGGAGCTTTTATTCTGTCATTGACCTATGTGCCAATGATGTCTGCTTTGGTACTCAATAGAAAAACAGAACACAAGCGAAACATATCTGATAAAATGATGGACTTTTTCCAACGTTTATACAGCCCGTTGATTCACCTGGCGTTAAGACGAAAATTAACGGTGATTAGTATTGCTATAACCTTGTTTGCCGTCAGTCTTTTCACTTTCTCAAAAATGGGTGGAGAATTTATCCCAAGCCTGGACGAAGGAGACTTTGCAGTAGAGACACGGGTAATGACAGGCAGCTCTCTTTCAGAAACCATAGAAGCAGCAACGAAAGCCGAGAAAATTCTACTGGATAATTTCCCTGAAGTAAAGCAGGTAGTAGGAAAAATTGGTTCGGGTGAAATTCCTACCGACCCCATGCCGGTAGAAGCCTGCGACCTGATGATAATTTTGAAAGATAAAGACGAATGGACAAGTGCCGAAACACGGGAAGAACTGGCGGATAAAATGGGCGAAGCCTTATCTGTTATTCCCGGAGTAACATTTGGGTTTCAACAACCCATCCAGATGCGGTTCAATGAACTAATGACTGGAGCAAGGCAGGATGTGGTAATTAAGATTTACGGAGAAGATTTGGATGTGCTGTCTGAATATGCAGGAAAGATTGGTAAGCTGGTCAATACTGTGAAAGGTGCAGAAGATTTATATGTAGAGCAGGTTACAGGACTACCGCAAATACAAATTCAGTTTAACAGGGATGAAATAGCCAAATACGGGCTGAATATCCAGGATGTGAATACGGTGATTGAAAGTGCCTTTGCAGGAAAATCTGCTGGGATGGTCTATGAAGGTGAACGCAGGTTTGATCTGGTCGTTAGATTGGATAAAGCACACCGGAGTAACTTGGAGGATGTGAGTAATTTATTTATCACCACTCCTGACGGACATCAAATCCCATTAAATCAGGTGGCGGAAGTATCTTTTAAAGTAGGGCCAAACCAAATACAACGAGATGATACCAAAAGAAGGATTACCATTGGATTTAACGTGCGAAATAGAGATGTAGAAAGCATTGTAGAGGAAATTAAAACAAAGGTGAATGATAACATTGATTTTCCGGCAGGATATTATCCTACATACGGTGGCCAGTTTCAAAACCTGGTCGAAGCAAGGCAACGTTTATCCATTGCTGTACCGGTAGCCTTATTGCTCATATTCATCCTGTTATTCTTTACGTTTAAATCCGTAAAACAATCCATCCTGATTTTTACCGCCATACCCTTATCCGCTATTGGTGGGGTCTTTGCACTTTATTTCAGGGATATGCCCTTTAGTATTTCAGCAGGTGTTGGATTCATCGCCTTGTTTGGTGTGTCGGTACTAAACGGCATTGTTCTAATAGCAGAGTTCAATCGACTAAAAGAAAAAGGCATTACTGATTTAAAGGAAAGGGTGCTGAAAGGTACGGAAGTCCGATTACGGCCTGTGTTAATGACAGCTTTGGTAGCTTCTTTCGGTTTTCTACCAATGGCATTGTCCAATTCATCGGGAGCCGAAGTGCAACGTCCATTAGCAACCGTAGTAATTGGCGGACTGTTTACGGCTACTTTTTTGACCCTCATTGTCTTGCCAGTATTGTATATCTATTTTGAAAAAGGAATGAAAAAAGTAAAAATAAATACCATGCTCTTACTGCTCGGAATCTTTCTTTTTCCAGTAATAAGTCAGGCACAAGGCGATAGTGCGCAAACTCTTTCTTTGGATGCAGCAGTCAATATGGCCTTGCAGAACAACCCGACTATAAAAGCTGCAAAGCAGGAAGTGGAATGGAACGAGCAAATGAAAAAAACCAGTCTGGACATTGGCAAAACACAATTCAACTGGCAGCATGGACAGTACAATAGTATTATCAACAATGACAACTACTTTGATGTCTCTCAAACCTTTGCATTTCCAACAGTTTATGCGAAGAACACCAATGTTGCTAATGCAAACATCAAAAGTAGTGAGTTGCAACAAGCGGTTACAGAAAATGAACTCGCAACCAAAGTCAAGTCGGTTTACTACCAGTTGGCGTATGCAAAAACAAACCAGAAGTTACTGTTACGATTAGATAGTATCTATGTGGATTTTGCCAAAGCTGCGAATCTGAGATACAAAACAGGTGAGAGTAGTTTACTTGAAAAAACCACTGCGGAAACACAACTTATGGAAATCAGGAACCGCTTAAAGATGGCTGAATCAGATGTGCAAATTTACTTTACCCAATTGAAAACCCTGTTAAATACTGATAACCCAGTTGAAATTGAGTATGAAGGGAAAATGGCAAAAAGGGGTTTAATGATTCAGTCGGATAGTAGTTCCTACAACAATAATCCGGGATTGGCTTATTTACAACAACAGATTAAAATACAGGAAGAACAGCAGTCGCTTCAAAAAGCGAAGATGATGCCCGACATAACACTTGGTTACTTTAATCAGTCGCTAATCGGCACACAGACCATCAACGGAACTGAACAGTATTTTGGTTCAAGCAATCGCTTTACAGGCTTTCAGGTGGGCATTGCCATACCGATATGGGTAAAACCCCAAATAGCCAAAGTACAAGCTGCCAAAATCAAAGCTGGAATTGCGGAAAGCAATTATGAAAGCTATCAGAAGAAGCTGGAAGGAATGTATCTCCAGGCAGTTCAGGAATACATAAAATATAAAAACAGCCTTGAATATTATGAAACCAGTGCGTTAGGGCAGTCAGAATTAATGCTGCAAAACGCAAAAAAAGGATTTAAAAGTGGTTCCATCGGATACTTTGAATATGTACAGGTAGTCAATCAAAGCATGGCTATTCAAACTGCCTGGTTGGAATCGTTGAACAGGTACAACCAGTCTGTTATTCAATTAGAATATCTGGCAGGAATAAAATAA
- a CDS encoding transcriptional repressor, translating to MNEKLEQKLLSKEIKPTTMRLLVLQQLMQRSSAIGLTELENLFGQADRTTLYRTLKTFEKNHLVHSIDDGTGVPKYALCMEGCECKPEDLHVHFHCTVCKETFCVTQTSVPMVQLPVNFELAEINMVIKGTCGNCKR from the coding sequence ATGAATGAAAAATTAGAACAAAAACTACTATCAAAAGAAATCAAACCAACCACCATGCGGTTACTGGTGTTGCAACAATTGATGCAACGCTCCAGTGCAATAGGGTTAACTGAATTAGAAAATTTATTTGGTCAAGCAGATCGTACCACCTTGTACCGTACCCTCAAAACTTTTGAAAAAAACCACCTTGTTCATAGTATAGATGATGGAACCGGAGTTCCCAAATATGCCCTTTGCATGGAAGGTTGTGAATGTAAGCCAGAAGACCTTCATGTACATTTTCATTGTACTGTATGCAAAGAGACATTTTGTGTTACCCAAACCAGTGTACCAATGGTGCAACTACCCGTAAACTTTGAATTGGCAGAGATTAACATGGTCATAAAAGGCACTTGCGGAAACTGTAAAAGGTAA